One genomic region from Streptomyces sp. NBC_01304 encodes:
- a CDS encoding 2-phosphosulfolactate phosphatase, with amino-acid sequence MDSRFLGIPELAEAPSVAVVIDVMRAYTVAAWAFARGAEKIVLAETLDEALALKARHPDWAALKDGPAAPGFDLVNSPGLLRSADLRGRTVVQKTTAGTVGALAVKEASLVLCAGFVVAEATARLLRARASDSVTFVVTGEGGQADEDLACAQYIARRVTEPGTAAAEYVRRAAASRAAAELAQGVRQGVHPDDVELCLEVDRFAFAMVATLEDSLMVLRPCAAHE; translated from the coding sequence ATGGACTCACGTTTCCTTGGCATCCCTGAGTTGGCCGAAGCCCCGTCCGTGGCGGTCGTGATCGACGTCATGCGTGCTTACACCGTGGCCGCCTGGGCCTTCGCCCGAGGGGCAGAGAAGATCGTCCTTGCCGAGACGCTGGACGAAGCCCTGGCGCTCAAGGCCCGCCACCCGGACTGGGCGGCGCTCAAGGACGGCCCGGCCGCACCCGGGTTCGACCTGGTCAACTCGCCGGGCCTGCTGCGGTCCGCCGACCTCCGCGGACGAACCGTCGTACAGAAGACCACGGCCGGGACGGTCGGCGCCCTCGCGGTCAAGGAGGCGTCGCTGGTGCTGTGCGCCGGCTTCGTGGTCGCGGAGGCAACGGCTCGGCTCCTGCGGGCGCGCGCGAGCGACAGCGTCACGTTCGTGGTCACGGGCGAGGGCGGGCAGGCCGACGAAGACCTGGCATGTGCCCAGTACATCGCCCGCCGGGTCACCGAGCCCGGGACGGCTGCCGCCGAGTACGTCCGCCGTGCCGCCGCATCACGCGCGGCCGCCGAGTTGGCGCAGGGCGTACGTCAAGGAGTCCATCCCGACGACGTCGAACTCTGCCTGGAGGTCGACCGGTTCGCCTTCGCCATGGTGGCGACCTTGGAGGACTCACTCATGGTCCTGCGTCCGTGCGCCGCGCACGAGTAG
- a CDS encoding SDR family NAD(P)-dependent oxidoreductase — protein sequence MSDLTGKAALVTGGSRGIGAAVAKRLAHEGAAVALTYVRAADRAREVAKQIEADGGTAVVIRADLTQPTDAARAVEQTVRELGRIDILVNNASFLAYGPLAEVTAEDLDRVLAVDVRSVFLAAQAAAPRLGEGGRIISIGSCFNGRVPGGNFVLQATAKTALIGLTKGLARELGPRGINVTSVDPGPIDTDMNPADGDSADFQSSLTALGRFGQAEDIAAAVAYLAGPGGRYITGTGLAVDGGYTA from the coding sequence ATGAGTGACCTGACGGGCAAGGCAGCGCTGGTGACCGGCGGCAGCCGCGGGATCGGCGCGGCGGTGGCGAAGCGGCTGGCCCACGAGGGAGCCGCGGTCGCGCTGACGTACGTCCGGGCCGCGGACCGGGCGCGCGAGGTCGCCAAGCAGATCGAGGCGGACGGGGGCACTGCAGTCGTCATCCGGGCCGACCTGACGCAGCCGACGGACGCGGCGCGGGCGGTGGAGCAGACCGTGCGGGAGCTGGGCCGCATCGACATCCTGGTGAACAACGCGAGCTTCCTCGCGTACGGTCCGCTGGCCGAGGTGACCGCCGAGGACCTGGACCGGGTGCTCGCCGTGGACGTCCGCTCGGTCTTCCTGGCGGCCCAGGCCGCCGCCCCGCGCCTGGGCGAGGGCGGGCGGATCATCAGCATCGGGTCGTGCTTCAACGGGCGTGTCCCCGGCGGGAACTTCGTCCTCCAGGCGACTGCCAAGACCGCGCTCATCGGACTGACCAAGGGGCTCGCCCGGGAGTTGGGGCCGCGCGGGATCAACGTCACCTCCGTCGACCCGGGCCCGATCGACACCGACATGAACCCGGCTGACGGCGACAGCGCCGACTTCCAGAGCTCCCTCACCGCGCTGGGACGTTTCGGCCAGGCCGAGGACATCGCCGCCGCGGTGGCCTACCTGGCGGGTCCGGGCGGTCGCTACATCACCGGCACCGGCCTCGCCGTGGACGGCGGATACACCGCCTGA
- a CDS encoding isopenicillin N synthase family dioxygenase, translating into MSYVSQLPIIDLSAADRGPQARRLLHAQLHSAAHGVGFFQLIGHGVTEAETRALNEAMRAFFALPEADRLALDNINSPHFRGYTRTGDERTGGSRDWRDQLDIGAERPAHVPGPHEPAYWWLQGPNQWPTALPGLRTAALTWVERLSSVAEKLLHELLASIGAPADFYDDIFGDRAHPHLKLVRYPGSAADGADQGVGAHKDYGFLTLLHQDTVGGLQVQREDGAFHDVPPIPGAFVVNLGELLEVATNGYLLATNHRVVSPPGATERYSVPFFYNPRLDARVRPLDFPYADRAPGATADPANPLFAEYGRNELKGKLRAHPLVAARHHADLLLTQARELAEPPVGV; encoded by the coding sequence ATGTCGTACGTTTCGCAGCTCCCGATCATCGACCTCTCGGCCGCCGACCGCGGCCCTCAGGCCCGCCGTCTGCTCCACGCCCAGCTGCACAGCGCCGCCCACGGCGTCGGGTTCTTCCAGCTCATCGGGCACGGCGTCACCGAGGCCGAGACCCGGGCCCTCAACGAGGCGATGCGCGCCTTCTTCGCCCTGCCGGAGGCCGACCGCCTCGCCCTCGACAACATCAACTCGCCCCACTTCCGCGGCTATACGCGCACCGGGGACGAGCGCACCGGCGGCTCGCGGGACTGGCGCGACCAACTGGACATAGGCGCCGAACGGCCCGCCCACGTCCCCGGCCCGCACGAGCCCGCGTACTGGTGGCTGCAGGGCCCCAACCAGTGGCCCACCGCCCTGCCGGGCCTGCGCACCGCCGCCCTCACCTGGGTGGAACGGCTGAGCAGCGTCGCCGAGAAGCTGCTGCACGAGCTGCTGGCCTCGATCGGCGCCCCCGCGGACTTCTACGACGACATCTTCGGCGACCGCGCCCACCCGCACCTCAAGCTCGTGCGCTACCCCGGCAGCGCGGCCGACGGCGCCGACCAGGGCGTGGGCGCGCACAAGGACTACGGCTTCCTCACGTTGCTGCACCAGGACACCGTCGGCGGGCTTCAAGTCCAGCGCGAGGACGGCGCGTTCCACGATGTGCCGCCGATACCGGGCGCCTTCGTCGTCAACCTCGGCGAGCTGCTCGAAGTCGCCACGAACGGCTATCTCCTGGCCACCAACCACCGGGTGGTCAGCCCGCCCGGAGCCACCGAGCGCTACTCGGTCCCGTTCTTCTACAACCCGCGTCTCGACGCCCGCGTACGTCCGCTGGACTTCCCGTACGCGGACCGGGCGCCCGGCGCCACGGCTGATCCGGCGAACCCGCTGTTCGCCGAGTACGGCCGTAATGAGCTCAAGGGCAAGCTCCGCGCCCACCCCCTGGTCGCGGCCCGCCACCACGCGGACCTGCTGCTGACGCAGGCCCGGGAGCTGGCGGAGCCGCCCGTCGGCGTGTGA